Within Telopea speciosissima isolate NSW1024214 ecotype Mountain lineage chromosome 8, Tspe_v1, whole genome shotgun sequence, the genomic segment TGATAAGAACGGTGAAGGGTAAGATCAACTTTCCTTCCAATGGCAACACCTTCCATCTTCACCTTCACGTACATAGATTTGATTCCACGAGAGCCCATCGCATCTCTCCCATCATTCTGAGCCCGACTACCTTGATTCTGCTgttgctggtggtggtggtgatgatggtgaagaagatgaagacgaCTCCTCCAACGCGAGATGGGTGGCCAACCCATAATCTCATCTCCATTTCCATTACTCCTATAAGTATTAACTTCAGTAAGtaactttaaaatttaaaacaagcTGAACACCTAGTAGTTAGACTTACTTATGAATGGTGCAAGAGGAGCTCTTCTCGAGGTTATTACGATTACTATCACCATCACGATCATCATCACCCTTTGGTTTATCATTCCATGACAAAAGAGGCAGTGTTGGAGTGACAGGGCTAACTATCTCGAAGGTT encodes:
- the LOC122670764 gene encoding auxin-responsive protein IAA29-like, encoding MEIQLGLARARNPVKDLDLEKYLNNPKDEFWTHSCCSGKNKVHKRSFDETFEIVSPVTPTLPLLSWNDKPKGDDDRDGDSNRNNLEKSSSCTIHKSNGNGDEIMGWPPISRWRSRLHLLHHHHHHHQQQQNQGSRAQNDGRDAMGSRGIKSMYVKVKMEGVAIGRKVDLTLHRSYQTLTNTLVSMFEEYHLDKGDMAGSNNGKRYTLTYQDRDGNWLLVGDIPWQTFVGSVKCLKILWTGGSLACVLC